In one bacterium genomic region, the following are encoded:
- a CDS encoding T9SS type A sorting domain-containing protein — MRKLLVVLGLFIIVGVALGQPVTPHTVFGYFERFEGDPVPEACLHVQFDFNGHHFDETSTEFIYNESTGLFFLRINDGLFDVGDMITVSVGDSCLWEDQTYIDLFDPGPETIIETIVLSPISGLRPELLAGYMNPLTGYVTTDFEFGVTYASNPWNRAANIMQIWIDGTLFWNMDRVSSGPPSWATGEDYIYVVDGHDIGKGDHTYHFYAEDIWGLPVWTDPVDFIIMNTAPEPPEITLGPENPFVDEDLFITIDDPSFDEDGDEINYYYEWFKDGVLMDDLSGFMEDELDADNTRIGENWEVQVYGYDGYEFSFFVSDDVTIIAPTLTDGAVAPTTGDRSTVFNYSVTYTNIRDIAAFEVNLIIDGGEAVAMEMARSWDDGIEYTYETTLALGEHTFRFEGMDILGHACIGDILEHDGPMVGNNPPTIVSAYIVEDPSPATVVSTLTAVATGWDDADGDPEGYIYNWFVNDFEIGVATATLAAPYFVRGDMVYCTVTPWDGIDEGTSINTDPVEIANSIPGAPALDYTPVPVYDNDDIEIYVVEPTLDADDDDLDYHFEWTIDAAVVGDDSPILVGDFTAPGDLVHVDVWANDGFADSPISSLDIPIDWPLLSDGAVVPLTGTPVETFRYEVTYTSVRDIAPGMINAIIDGEELGMAQFDPADADYTDGVVFFYETTLPFGDHTYAFSGWDTEDNQAFGEETVRPGPVQENEVPVITIIEIAPYPTAIETDIIEVTVTTEDEDGDPVTLTYQWFNELGAIDGATSNILYSDDFAKGDVVWCNVLPFDGWEYGLEVVSDEVTIINTPPAITSARITSDPADWFNRLAVLVANVEAGDVDGDMLTFEYVWFVNDVEVAWTDSRLASDYFNRGDEVYFEVTVTDDSDEFATMVSEPVTILNAPPVFDLVDLTPDDPNTTNDLDLDVVVTDADDDELDITYSWYLNDLLIDWVEDFVPRHMTEKGQSWEVLVTAYDGMGGETEAADEVIIGNFIPEIHAIVETIVVWNIPYYNRIPAFDADVIDRLEWSIIEGPEGLEIDPFTGDIWWTEFDSMESLGVYPVIIEVTDGDDVSEIGFNFHLYPMSDELFAPRNLEALSGYMLSIPSSWDAPNLFGTSPILPITFNNYDVERSTDMDTWMSVGSPAGTGYVDASVMAGTMYYYRVRAIYEEDVSSWSNIDFATAGTVNSDMLYSTYTYNAPPVIDGEISSDEWTDATQLAIGGQKFYVKNTENMLYLAFIDGEDDMLDTDDAFYVQIEDNHNLRWPALEGSDEGEYRVTALDDGLSEATYQGIWGTYPGSIGRDLRGVSEAVFGAVGGGEGSAVIYELAIELGDEFDAQINSAMGNLIGFRFAIYDAGSYTWSYVWTTGSVNTNPETYGNLMLGIGEGGPAFDVWPRRFEVTVLQGESADRPIWISNQGNGAIDYEIFETYLPIWGREVSRDAMHPVLLYTDEQTIGMDALDFLGYGYHVVHTSADFVSQLDADNYLATVITVQEGLSPAVLGVLQTFIADGGKAVLSCPDLDGLSDHSIWPAIGVEVFADLGAIPSALTWDLPGHPIFNTPLEVPLSVETVTGDFADYGDGLLMTTGVSAASFDELPYPGNSAITLAGDEAMFINSFVISDEMDSDADGWTDGMELLTNEIYYVIGLEDIPWLSVAPNEGTLSSHETDDGMVTFDATELDEGDYNGWLVATSTDTRNPVIPVQCILHVREPDYNLATFSFPPDLRMVIPGEVINMPIRVRGLHLARVTEVTMTIRTNDFVISPMDVMSEDYDVMVTDYNMDHITFTISDDWMMDDGLLCNVQFQVKPLVPAGATSNLQIASAVINDGAFIDDIETVDGRVMVAAGENDWRVMLDFTHGDFEDNLYIGVNPLATDMFDDGLDMISDEIGAWFDPFSDIHEFDPANSQLDGDIRNSTDDLITWVIPVGDSAGKLEWSFRDTDTLAVMGSLFLNGIIDMKTTSVYFYDSGETIYISYRLAGDSPFDVHLYPGWNMVSLPITIPVMEPTVENIYPAVAYAYYYDPLTAMWVETDIIEPGVGYIVLSTTEQHYTLWGRPVDGFTANIINGWNLIGSVYSNADFSSPNTTPAGAVMAFPQHATHWDVMLGNYQYTDMLESGKGFFIAASMDAVLEVPGTAGSKAIVPEKDFSIGLRVISDKTETSLLIGEASDNWFVPIPPAVNGTHPSACLSIDGWNASEVYLTKSGSCYLTVNGPATIVVEGTNTELGIEVEGTIVPLDGTIELPCAGAYKVVFGNLPRVFALYGNVPNPFNPTTAIAFDLPEACDVHLEVFDMLGRHVRTLENNKLDAGRYSVVWDGRDAKGREASSGIYLYRIDAGNYKASRRMLLLK; from the coding sequence ATGAGAAAACTTCTCGTTGTTCTAGGTTTATTCATTATTGTGGGTGTTGCGTTGGGTCAACCTGTGACTCCGCATACCGTTTTCGGTTATTTCGAACGTTTCGAGGGCGACCCTGTTCCCGAAGCGTGTCTTCATGTTCAATTCGATTTCAATGGGCATCATTTCGATGAAACCTCCACGGAGTTCATTTACAATGAGAGCACCGGTTTATTTTTCCTTAGAATAAATGATGGTCTTTTCGATGTCGGCGACATGATTACTGTCAGTGTTGGCGATTCATGTCTCTGGGAGGACCAGACCTACATCGATCTATTCGATCCGGGGCCGGAGACGATTATCGAAACGATAGTTCTTTCTCCGATTTCGGGGCTCAGGCCTGAACTTCTTGCCGGTTATATGAATCCATTGACAGGCTATGTTACTACCGATTTTGAATTCGGTGTAACCTATGCCTCTAATCCGTGGAATCGTGCGGCGAACATTATGCAGATTTGGATCGATGGAACACTCTTCTGGAACATGGATAGGGTTAGCTCTGGACCGCCCTCATGGGCAACGGGTGAGGACTATATTTATGTTGTCGATGGGCACGATATTGGTAAGGGCGATCATACATATCATTTCTATGCTGAGGATATTTGGGGATTGCCTGTTTGGACTGATCCCGTAGATTTCATCATTATGAATACTGCGCCGGAACCGCCTGAGATCACTCTTGGTCCAGAAAATCCGTTTGTGGATGAAGACCTATTCATTACTATAGATGATCCTTCTTTCGATGAAGATGGCGATGAGATCAACTATTACTACGAGTGGTTCAAGGATGGCGTTCTTATGGACGACCTGTCCGGTTTCATGGAAGATGAACTCGATGCTGACAATACTAGAATAGGCGAGAACTGGGAGGTTCAAGTCTATGGTTATGATGGTTACGAGTTTAGTTTCTTTGTTTCGGATGATGTTACAATTATTGCTCCAACCTTGACGGATGGCGCTGTCGCGCCGACCACCGGCGACAGATCTACAGTATTTAACTATAGTGTAACCTATACAAATATTCGTGATATCGCGGCATTCGAGGTTAATCTTATAATCGATGGCGGCGAAGCTGTGGCGATGGAGATGGCGCGTAGTTGGGATGATGGTATCGAATATACCTATGAAACAACGCTTGCTCTTGGTGAGCATACATTTAGGTTCGAGGGCATGGATATTCTTGGCCACGCCTGTATAGGCGATATTCTCGAACACGATGGCCCGATGGTTGGCAACAATCCTCCTACTATAGTAAGTGCATACATTGTTGAGGACCCCTCTCCAGCGACAGTTGTTTCGACTCTTACCGCTGTTGCCACTGGTTGGGACGATGCAGATGGTGACCCGGAAGGTTACATTTATAACTGGTTCGTCAACGACTTTGAAATCGGCGTTGCTACGGCGACACTTGCCGCGCCGTATTTTGTCAGAGGCGATATGGTTTATTGCACTGTAACGCCTTGGGATGGTATCGACGAAGGAACGTCGATAAATACCGACCCGGTTGAAATAGCTAACTCAATCCCTGGTGCGCCGGCTCTCGATTACACACCGGTTCCAGTATATGATAATGATGATATTGAAATATATGTTGTAGAACCGACTCTCGATGCTGATGATGATGATCTTGATTATCATTTTGAATGGACCATCGATGCCGCTGTCGTCGGAGATGATTCCCCGATTCTTGTTGGCGATTTCACGGCTCCGGGCGATTTGGTTCATGTCGATGTTTGGGCGAATGACGGCTTTGCCGATAGCCCAATCTCGAGCCTCGATATTCCTATCGATTGGCCTTTGCTCTCCGATGGTGCGGTCGTGCCGCTTACTGGCACCCCTGTTGAAACATTCAGGTATGAAGTAACATATACTTCTGTGCGCGATATTGCCCCCGGGATGATCAACGCAATTATCGATGGCGAGGAACTGGGCATGGCTCAGTTCGACCCTGCAGATGCCGATTACACCGACGGTGTTGTTTTCTTCTACGAAACGACGCTTCCGTTCGGCGATCACACTTACGCATTCTCCGGCTGGGATACCGAGGATAATCAGGCCTTCGGCGAAGAAACTGTTCGCCCCGGCCCGGTTCAGGAGAACGAGGTTCCTGTTATTACTATCATAGAGATCGCGCCTTATCCGACAGCTATTGAGACCGATATTATCGAGGTTACAGTTACAACCGAGGATGAAGACGGCGATCCTGTTACGCTTACGTATCAATGGTTCAACGAACTCGGTGCTATCGATGGCGCAACGAGTAACATACTTTACAGCGACGATTTTGCTAAAGGCGATGTAGTTTGGTGCAATGTCCTGCCATTCGATGGTTGGGAATACGGTTTGGAAGTGGTAAGCGACGAGGTTACCATTATTAATACACCTCCTGCAATTACATCGGCGAGGATCACCTCAGACCCGGCCGATTGGTTCAATAGACTTGCTGTGTTGGTTGCAAATGTTGAAGCTGGCGATGTCGATGGTGATATGCTCACATTCGAGTATGTTTGGTTTGTGAACGATGTAGAGGTTGCTTGGACGGATTCTAGGCTTGCTAGCGATTATTTCAATCGTGGCGACGAGGTTTATTTTGAGGTTACAGTCACTGATGACAGCGATGAATTTGCGACCATGGTCTCCGAACCGGTTACAATACTCAATGCTCCGCCGGTGTTTGATCTCGTGGATCTTACCCCGGATGATCCTAATACAACAAACGACCTCGATCTCGATGTTGTCGTTACCGATGCGGATGATGATGAGCTCGATATAACATACTCCTGGTATTTGAATGATTTGCTTATCGATTGGGTTGAGGATTTCGTTCCACGCCATATGACCGAAAAGGGCCAGAGCTGGGAAGTTTTGGTAACGGCTTACGATGGCATGGGTGGCGAGACCGAGGCTGCCGATGAAGTAATAATTGGCAATTTCATTCCTGAAATTCACGCAATCGTCGAGACCATCGTGGTCTGGAACATTCCTTATTACAACAGAATACCTGCATTCGACGCTGATGTTATTGACAGGCTCGAATGGAGTATAATCGAGGGTCCGGAAGGCCTCGAGATCGATCCTTTCACCGGCGATATCTGGTGGACGGAGTTTGATTCGATGGAGTCTCTGGGTGTCTATCCGGTGATTATCGAGGTTACTGATGGTGATGATGTTTCTGAAATTGGATTCAATTTCCATCTTTACCCGATGAGTGACGAGCTGTTCGCGCCTCGAAATCTGGAGGCCCTCAGCGGTTACATGCTTTCGATACCTTCGAGCTGGGATGCCCCGAACCTGTTTGGCACTTCCCCGATTCTTCCGATTACCTTTAATAATTACGATGTCGAGCGTTCGACCGATATGGATACCTGGATGTCTGTTGGATCCCCCGCGGGAACCGGTTATGTAGATGCTTCAGTTATGGCTGGAACCATGTATTATTATCGCGTTCGCGCGATTTACGAGGAAGACGTCAGCTCGTGGTCGAATATCGATTTTGCGACTGCCGGCACGGTAAACTCTGACATGCTATACTCGACCTATACTTATAACGCTCCGCCGGTTATCGACGGCGAGATTTCAAGCGATGAGTGGACCGATGCAACTCAGTTAGCAATCGGCGGCCAGAAATTCTATGTCAAGAACACTGAGAATATGTTATATCTGGCGTTTATCGATGGCGAGGACGATATGCTCGACACCGACGACGCGTTCTATGTTCAAATTGAAGATAATCACAATCTCCGTTGGCCGGCATTAGAGGGCAGTGATGAAGGCGAATACCGCGTTACCGCGCTCGATGATGGCCTTTCTGAGGCAACCTATCAGGGTATCTGGGGAACATACCCCGGCTCGATAGGAAGAGATCTTCGCGGAGTTAGCGAGGCTGTTTTCGGTGCTGTTGGTGGTGGTGAAGGCAGTGCAGTTATATATGAACTTGCAATCGAACTTGGAGACGAGTTTGACGCGCAGATTAACAGCGCGATGGGTAACTTAATCGGCTTCCGTTTTGCTATTTACGATGCCGGTAGCTACACCTGGTCCTACGTCTGGACTACCGGTAGTGTCAATACAAATCCGGAAACCTACGGTAATCTTATGCTCGGTATTGGCGAAGGCGGCCCGGCATTCGATGTTTGGCCGAGAAGGTTCGAGGTTACGGTTCTTCAAGGTGAATCAGCCGATAGGCCCATTTGGATATCGAATCAGGGCAATGGTGCTATCGATTACGAAATCTTCGAGACCTATCTTCCGATTTGGGGCCGCGAAGTTAGTCGCGATGCGATGCACCCGGTGCTTCTTTATACAGATGAACAAACAATTGGGATGGATGCCCTCGATTTCCTCGGCTATGGATATCATGTTGTTCATACCTCTGCGGATTTCGTAAGCCAGCTCGATGCTGACAATTATCTCGCAACGGTTATCACAGTTCAGGAGGGCTTGAGTCCGGCGGTTCTAGGGGTCTTACAGACCTTTATCGCCGATGGCGGTAAGGCCGTGCTTTCGTGCCCAGACCTCGATGGTCTTTCAGACCATTCAATTTGGCCAGCTATTGGTGTTGAGGTCTTCGCTGACCTCGGAGCTATTCCGAGCGCTCTTACATGGGATCTTCCGGGACACCCAATATTCAATACTCCGCTTGAGGTTCCGCTTTCGGTGGAGACAGTAACGGGTGATTTTGCCGACTATGGTGATGGCCTATTGATGACGACGGGCGTATCTGCAGCGAGCTTCGACGAGCTTCCTTATCCCGGTAATTCTGCTATCACACTTGCAGGTGACGAGGCAATGTTCATTAATAGCTTCGTTATCAGCGACGAAATGGATAGCGACGCAGACGGCTGGACAGATGGAATGGAACTCCTTACAAACGAAATTTATTATGTAATTGGCCTCGAAGATATCCCTTGGCTCTCGGTCGCGCCCAATGAAGGCACGCTTTCGAGTCACGAAACCGACGATGGTATGGTTACTTTCGATGCTACCGAATTGGACGAGGGTGACTATAACGGTTGGTTGGTTGCAACCTCGACCGATACACGCAATCCGGTCATCCCGGTTCAGTGCATCCTTCATGTCCGTGAACCCGATTATAATCTTGCAACATTTAGTTTCCCGCCGGACCTTCGTATGGTTATACCGGGAGAGGTTATAAATATGCCGATACGGGTTCGCGGTTTGCATCTCGCACGCGTTACGGAAGTAACGATGACTATTCGCACCAACGATTTCGTTATTTCGCCTATGGATGTGATGAGTGAAGATTACGATGTCATGGTTACAGATTATAATATGGATCATATCACTTTCACCATCTCCGATGACTGGATGATGGACGATGGTCTTCTCTGTAATGTTCAGTTCCAGGTGAAGCCCCTTGTTCCGGCTGGTGCAACGAGTAATCTTCAAATAGCCTCGGCCGTTATTAATGACGGCGCATTTATCGATGATATCGAAACAGTCGATGGCCGTGTTATGGTTGCTGCGGGCGAGAACGATTGGCGCGTTATGCTCGATTTCACGCATGGCGACTTCGAGGATAACCTCTATATTGGAGTTAATCCGCTTGCAACGGACATGTTCGACGATGGACTCGATATGATTAGCGACGAGATTGGCGCTTGGTTCGATCCGTTCAGCGATATTCATGAATTCGATCCGGCCAACTCGCAATTGGATGGCGATATTCGTAACTCGACAGATGATCTCATAACCTGGGTGATTCCGGTTGGTGATTCCGCTGGCAAACTCGAGTGGTCATTCCGGGATACTGACACTTTGGCCGTTATGGGAAGCCTATTCCTTAACGGTATAATCGACATGAAAACTACCTCGGTTTATTTCTACGATAGCGGCGAGACCATATATATTTCATACAGACTCGCAGGGGATTCGCCGTTCGATGTTCACCTGTATCCGGGTTGGAACATGGTTTCTTTGCCGATTACTATTCCAGTGATGGAACCGACGGTTGAGAATATTTACCCCGCTGTGGCTTATGCTTATTATTATGATCCATTAACCGCAATGTGGGTCGAGACCGATATTATCGAACCGGGCGTAGGATATATCGTTCTTTCAACAACTGAACAGCATTATACGCTTTGGGGCCGTCCGGTCGATGGTTTCACAGCGAATATAATTAATGGTTGGAATCTTATTGGTTCTGTTTATAGCAATGCCGATTTTTCGTCGCCAAACACAACACCTGCAGGTGCTGTAATGGCGTTCCCGCAACATGCCACACATTGGGATGTTATGCTTGGGAATTATCAATACACTGATATGCTCGAAAGTGGCAAGGGATTCTTTATTGCCGCGAGTATGGATGCTGTTCTCGAAGTTCCTGGAACTGCTGGTAGTAAGGCAATCGTGCCCGAGAAGGATTTCTCGATTGGGCTTAGAGTTATCTCGGATAAAACCGAAACCTCCCTTTTAATAGGTGAAGCGAGTGATAACTGGTTTGTTCCAATACCGCCTGCAGTCAATGGAACTCATCCCAGCGCTTGTCTTTCTATTGATGGTTGGAATGCCTCCGAGGTGTATTTAACCAAATCTGGTTCGTGCTATCTCACGGTAAACGGTCCTGCTACAATAGTTGTAGAGGGAACGAATACTGAATTAGGTATCGAAGTAGAAGGCACGATAGTTCCGCTCGATGGAACTATCGAGCTACCTTGCGCTGGCGCGTATAAGGTTGTGTTCGGTAATCTTCCCAGGGTGTTCGCCCTATATGGGAATGTGCCAAATCCATTCAACCCGACTACAGCCATCGCCTTCGATTTACCTGAGGCTTGCGATGTCCACCTCGAGGTTTTCGACATGCTCGGACGCCATGTTAGGACATTGGAAAACAACAAACTCGATGCCGGTAGGTATTCTGTGGTCTGGGATGGCCGAGATGCCAAGGGGCGTGAAGCTTCGTCCGGTATATATTTGTATCGTATAGATGCGGGGAATTATAAAGCCTCGCGCCGTATGCTGCTACTTAAGTAA